A stretch of DNA from Nocardioides sp. Arc9.136:
CGTCCGCGTCGACGACGTCTTCATCGGCAACGGTGTCTCCGAGCTGATCTCGATGGTGCTGCAGGCGTTCGTGGACGACGGGAACGAGATCCTCGTGCCGGCGCCGGACTACCCGCTGTGGACGGGCGCGGTCACGCTCGCCGGCGGGACCGCAGTGCACTACCGCTGCGACGAGGACGACGACTGGAACCCCGACCTCGCCGACATCGAGTCCAAGATCACCGAGAACACCCACGCGCTCGTGATCATCAACCCCAACAACCCCACCGGCGCGGTCTACAGCGAGGAGACCGTCAAGGGCCTGGTGGACATCGCGCGGCGCCACGACCTGGTCGTGATGGCCGACGAGATCTACGAGAAGATCCTCTTCGAGGACGCCGTCCACCACCACGCCGCGACGTACGCCGGCGACGACGTGCTCTGCCTGACGTTCAGCGGGCTCTCCAAGGCCTACCGGGTCTGCGGCTACCGCGCCGGCTGGGTGATGATCTCGGGCCCCAAGGAGCTGGCGGCCGACTTCATCGAGGGCCTCACGCTCATCGCGAACATGCGCATGTGCGCGAACGTGCCCGCCCAGCACGCCATCCAGACCGCACTCGGGGGCTACCAGTCCGTCGAGGAGCTGATCGGCCCGGGCGGTCGCTACTACGAGCAGGCGATGCTCGCGCACCGGATGCTCAACGAGATCCCCGGTGTCAGCAGCGTCAAGCCCCGAGGCGCGCTGTACTGCTTCCCGCGTCTGGACCCCGAGGTCTACGCCATCGAGGACGACGAGGCGTTCGTCATCGACCTGCTGCGGGCCAAGAAGCTGCTGGTCACGCACGGCACCGGCTTCAACTGGCCCGATCCCGACCACTTCCGGCTCGTCACGCTGCCCGCCGTGGACGTGCTGGAGGAGGCGATCGGCCGGATCGCCGACTTCCTCGCCGTACGTCGCTGACGACCCGCGAGCGGCGACGGGGGCCGGCCCCCTACGCTCACCGCATGCGCGACATCAGCTACCCCCCGATCATCTGGACGGCGAAGACCGCGTTCCGCCTGCTGGGCCAGCGCTTCCAGCTCAGCGGGACCGAGCACGTGCCGCGTGACGGCGGGGTGCTGCTGGCGTTCAACCACGTCGGCTACCTGGACTTCATCTACGGCGGGTTCGCCGCGCACCCCTCCCGCCGCCTGGTCCGGTTCATGGCCAAGAAGGAGATCTTCGACCACGCCGTCGGTGGGCCGGTTATGCGCTCGATGCACCACATCGCGGTCGACCGCGGGGAGGGCCTCACCTCCTACCGCTCGGCCATCGACTACCTCCGCGCCGGCGAGGCGGTCGGGATCTTTCCCGAGGCCACCATCTCCCGGTCCTTCGAGGTCAAGGACATCAAGACCGGCGCCGTGCGGATCGCGGCCGAGGCGGGCGTCCCCCTGCTCCCGGTGACACTGTGGGGCACCCAGCGCATGTTCACCAAGGACCACCCCCGCGACTTCGCCCGCGGCAAGACCATCGCGATCCGGGTGGGGGAGCCGCTGCACCCCACCGGGGCCGACCCCGTCGCCGAGACCGCGGATCTGCACGCCGCGCTCTCGGGCCTGCTGGAGGAGACCATCCGCGAGTACCCCGCCGACGAGCAGCCTCCCGGCTCCTGGTGGCTGCCCGCGCGGTTCGGCGGCTCTGCGCCCACCCCCGAGGAGGCCGTCCGCCTCGACGCCGAGGAGAAGCGGGCGCGTGCGGCCAAGCGCGCCGCCAAGCGCGCCGGCGCCTGAGCTGTCCTCCCACTGCCGGCGGGGGTAGTCCGTCACGTCCCGGCCCCGGTGACCACCCCCAGGGGCGCGCGCGTGGCGGACTACCCCGACGCCCGTCCGTGCCCGGCCGTGCCGACGAGCCGATCTAGCCTTTTGTCGACAAAGCGACAAGTCCCCCGATCGACAAGACCGCTCAGATCACCCGGTCGTGCCGGTTCCGCGGGTCCATGATGTCCACGATCCGCTGGAGGTCCTCCAGGGACGCGAACTCGACGGTGATCTTGCCCTTCGCCTTGCCCACGTCCACCTTGACGCGCGTCTCGAAGCGGTCCGACAGGCGGTCGACGACCTCGGAGACCGCCGCCGGCTCCGGCCGGGCACGCCGGGGCGCCTTCCTCACGCTGCCGGTGTCGCCGACGGCCACGATCTCCTCGAGCCCGCGCACGCTGATGCCCTCGGCGACGACCCGCTGCGCCAGCCGGTCCTGCAGTCCGGCGTCCTCCACCGCCAGCAGGGCTCGCGCGTGACCCGCTGACAGCACCCCGGCCGCCACGCGTCGCTGGACCGCGGGGCTCAGCCGCATGAGCCGGAGCGTGTTGCTGATCTGCGGGCGCGACCGGCCGATCCGCTGCGCCAGCTCCTCGTGGGTGCAGCCGAAGTCCTCGAGGAGCTGGGCGTACGCCGCGGCCTCCTCGAGCGGGTTGAGCTCCGAGCGGTGCAGGTTCTCCAGGAGGGCGTCCCGGAGCATGTCGATGTCGTCGGTGTCCCGGACGATCGCGGGGACCCGCTCCAGGCCGGCCTCCTGCGAGGCCCGCCACCGGCGCTCGCCCATGACCAGCTCGTAGGCCTCGTCCCCGGTGCGCCGCACGACGATCGGCTGCAGCAGGCCGACCTCGCGCACCGAGTGCACCAGCTCGGCCATCGCGTCCTCGTCGAACACCTGGCGGGGCTGGGCGCGGTTGGGGACCACCTGGCCGACGGGGATCTCGGCGAAGTAGGCGCCGGCGACGGGTGCCAGCGGCTGCTGACCGGAGTCGGTCGCGCCGGCGGGGTCGGCGCCGGGGGAGGGGGCGTCCGGACCGGGTGCGCCGCCACCGGACGAGGCGCTCGTGGATCCGTCGGCACCGGCCCCGGCGGAGTCGTCCTCCACGGAGGTCGGCGGCGCGGTGGGGATCAGGGACCCGAGGCCGCGCCCGAGGCCGCGGCGTGCCGGCGGCTTGCTCATGCGCTCGCCCCGTCGGCGGTACGGCTCTTGGTGGCGATCTCGCGGGCTGCCTCCAGGTAGCTCAACGCACCGGGCGAGCCGGGGTCGTAGGTCATCACCGTCTGCCCGTACGACGGCGCCTCCGAGACCCGCACCGAGCGGGGGATCGCGGTCCGGAGCACCTGGCTGCCGAAGTGCTCGCGCACCTCCTCCGCCACACCGGCCGCGAGCCGCGTGCGTGCGTCGAACATGGTGATGAGGATCGTGGACACGTCGAGGGTGGGGTTCAGGTGCGCCTTGACCATCTCGACGGTCTCGAGCAGCTGGCCGAGCCCCTCCAGCGCGTAGTACTCCGCCTGGATCGGGATGAGCATCTCGTCGCCGGCGACCAGCGCGTTCAGCGTGAGCAGGCCCAGCGACGGCGGGCAGTCGACGATCACGAAGTCGAAGCGGTCCTCGCCCGCCTCCGCCGCCGTGCCGACGAGCGGGTGGCCGCTGATCGCCTTCTTCAGGCGGCCCTCCCGTGCGACGACGCTCACCAGCTCGATCTCGGCGCCGGCCAGGTCGATGGTCGCGGGGACGACGAAGAGGTTTGGGAGGTCCTCGCTCGCGGCGATGACGTCGGTGAGCGGCACGCCGTCGACCAGCGCGTCGTACGTGGACGGGGTGCCCCGGCGGTGCTCGACACCGAGGGCAGTGGACGCATTGCCCTGCGGGTCGAGGTCGATGACCAGGACGCGCTGGCCGAGCTGCGCCAGCGCCGCCGCGACGTTCACCGTGGAGGTCGTCTTGCCGACGCCGCCCTTCTGGTTCGCCACGACGAAGACCCGGGTGGCGTCCGGCCGGGGGACCGAGGGACGGCTGCCGGCGCCCTGTCGCGCCAGGATGCTGTGCTGAGCCGCCTTGGCGAGCGGCGTCTGGTCGTCCTCGAACCCGGCGTTGTACGTCGCGAGGTCGGCTGCCGTGCGAACGGTGAAGCCGCTGCCGCCCGTTTCACGTGAAACCTCGGTGGACTCGGGCACGCCGCCTCCTGTGGACAAACTAGGTGAATCTGTGGACAGTCACGCTCAGCGGGCTGCTGGGACCGGTGGATAACCTGCGGAGAACCCCTCCACCTGCTAGCCGCGTCCCTTCGGCCGGCTGCGGCGCCCGGACGACGACTTCCGACGACGTCCGGACGACCCGGCTCCGGCGTCGCTGCTGAGCGGCCAAGATACCGTCGCGGGATCGGCCCACGAAACCCGGACCGCGCCGGTCGTCTGCTCGAGCAGGCCCACGCCGAGCTCGCGGACCTCCGGTTCCGCGCACCCGAGTCGACGAAGCACCGGCCGCGCCTCATCGATCTCGGTGACGACCGACGAGCCCTTCATCGCCACGAGCGCGCCGTGCGCGTCGACCAGCGGCATCGACCACTCGAGCAGCCGCCCGAGCGGTGCGACCGCCCGGGACGTGACCACGTCGAAGCGGCGCTTCCCGTGGAGGGCATCGGCGCGGCCGCGGACCACCTCGACGTTGTCCAGACCGAGCCCCTCGACGACCTCGGCGAGGAAGGTGGTGCGCCGCAGCAACGGCTCGACCAGGGTGAGCGCCAGGTCGGGGCGGGAGATCGCCAGGACGAGGCCCGGCAGGCCGGCGCCGGAACCGATGTCCGCCACGACCGCGTCGGCCGGGAGCCACTCGCCCAGCACCGCGCAGTTCAGCAGGTGCCGGTCCCAGAGCCGGGGCGCCTCCCGGGGACCGATCAGCCCCCGGACGACGCCGTCCGTCGCCAGCAGCTCGGCGTATCGCTCGGCGAGCGCGAGCCGGTCGGAAGGGAACACCCTCCGTGCCACGTCGGGCACGGAGGGTGCGGGTGTTTCACGTGAAACGTCGTCGCTCATCGCAGCGGCGGAGCCGTCACTCCGGCAGGACCACGACGTGACGGCGCGGCTCGACGCCCTCGGACTCCGAGACCAGCCCCGCGGCTGCGACGGCGTCGTGGACGACCTTGCGCTCGAAGGGCGACATCGGGTCCAGGGAGACCGGGGCGCCACCCTCCCGGACGCGGGCGATGGTCTGCTCGGCCAGGGCGACGAGCTCCTCGCGCTTCTGGGCGCGGTAGCCACCGATGTCCAGCATCAGCCGCGAGCGCTCGCCGGTCTCGCGGTAGACGGCGAGGCGGGTCAGCTCCTGGAGCGCGTCCAGGACCTCGCCGTCCCGACCCACCAGCTGGGAGAGGTCGGCAC
This window harbors:
- a CDS encoding pyridoxal phosphate-dependent aminotransferase: MRQIRQSRKLRNVRYDVRGPILVEAQRLESEGHRILKLNIGNTAPFGFEAPEAIVADIVHHLPDSQGYADSRGIYEARTAVMNYYQSRGLRDVRVDDVFIGNGVSELISMVLQAFVDDGNEILVPAPDYPLWTGAVTLAGGTAVHYRCDEDDDWNPDLADIESKITENTHALVIINPNNPTGAVYSEETVKGLVDIARRHDLVVMADEIYEKILFEDAVHHHAATYAGDDVLCLTFSGLSKAYRVCGYRAGWVMISGPKELAADFIEGLTLIANMRMCANVPAQHAIQTALGGYQSVEELIGPGGRYYEQAMLAHRMLNEIPGVSSVKPRGALYCFPRLDPEVYAIEDDEAFVIDLLRAKKLLVTHGTGFNWPDPDHFRLVTLPAVDVLEEAIGRIADFLAVRR
- a CDS encoding 1-acyl-sn-glycerol-3-phosphate acyltransferase, with the translated sequence MRDISYPPIIWTAKTAFRLLGQRFQLSGTEHVPRDGGVLLAFNHVGYLDFIYGGFAAHPSRRLVRFMAKKEIFDHAVGGPVMRSMHHIAVDRGEGLTSYRSAIDYLRAGEAVGIFPEATISRSFEVKDIKTGAVRIAAEAGVPLLPVTLWGTQRMFTKDHPRDFARGKTIAIRVGEPLHPTGADPVAETADLHAALSGLLEETIREYPADEQPPGSWWLPARFGGSAPTPEEAVRLDAEEKRARAAKRAAKRAGA
- a CDS encoding ParB/RepB/Spo0J family partition protein, whose translation is MSKPPARRGLGRGLGSLIPTAPPTSVEDDSAGAGADGSTSASSGGGAPGPDAPSPGADPAGATDSGQQPLAPVAGAYFAEIPVGQVVPNRAQPRQVFDEDAMAELVHSVREVGLLQPIVVRRTGDEAYELVMGERRWRASQEAGLERVPAIVRDTDDIDMLRDALLENLHRSELNPLEEAAAYAQLLEDFGCTHEELAQRIGRSRPQISNTLRLMRLSPAVQRRVAAGVLSAGHARALLAVEDAGLQDRLAQRVVAEGISVRGLEEIVAVGDTGSVRKAPRRARPEPAAVSEVVDRLSDRFETRVKVDVGKAKGKITVEFASLEDLQRIVDIMDPRNRHDRVI
- a CDS encoding ParA family protein, which translates into the protein MPESTEVSRETGGSGFTVRTAADLATYNAGFEDDQTPLAKAAQHSILARQGAGSRPSVPRPDATRVFVVANQKGGVGKTTSTVNVAAALAQLGQRVLVIDLDPQGNASTALGVEHRRGTPSTYDALVDGVPLTDVIAASEDLPNLFVVPATIDLAGAEIELVSVVAREGRLKKAISGHPLVGTAAEAGEDRFDFVIVDCPPSLGLLTLNALVAGDEMLIPIQAEYYALEGLGQLLETVEMVKAHLNPTLDVSTILITMFDARTRLAAGVAEEVREHFGSQVLRTAIPRSVRVSEAPSYGQTVMTYDPGSPGALSYLEAAREIATKSRTADGASA
- the rsmG gene encoding 16S rRNA (guanine(527)-N(7))-methyltransferase RsmG — its product is MARRVFPSDRLALAERYAELLATDGVVRGLIGPREAPRLWDRHLLNCAVLGEWLPADAVVADIGSGAGLPGLVLAISRPDLALTLVEPLLRRTTFLAEVVEGLGLDNVEVVRGRADALHGKRRFDVVTSRAVAPLGRLLEWSMPLVDAHGALVAMKGSSVVTEIDEARPVLRRLGCAEPEVRELGVGLLEQTTGAVRVSWADPATVSWPLSSDAGAGSSGRRRKSSSGRRSRPKGRG
- a CDS encoding R3H domain-containing nucleic acid-binding protein, encoding MSDETTEPADVIEETAGSETAASPAAEAPSARSRVEELEAEGDIAADYLEELLDIADLDGDLDMDVEGDRAAVSIVGADLSQLVGRDGEVLDALQELTRLAVYRETGERSRLMLDIGGYRAQKREELVALAEQTIARVREGGAPVSLDPMSPFERKVVHDAVAAAGLVSESEGVEPRRHVVVLPE